In a genomic window of Candidatus Thiothrix sulfatifontis:
- the clpA gene encoding ATP-dependent Clp protease ATP-binding subunit ClpA — MLSAEVEYSINTLYSDARSRRYEFVTVEHLLLIMLDNPSAAEALRACSVDIPQLRRELEMFVDENTPLVPDNDSSRDVQPTLGFQRVIHRAIYSAQTSRKGEVTGDAILVAIFGEPDSHSVYFLSRHDVTRLDIINFISHGIRKDHQPEASKGKNPDDNSSQSSGNQADNDSDTNDNGKPLEKYASNLNEMALEGKIDPLIGRDLEIERTIQVLCRRRKNNPLLVGEAGVGKTAIAEGLAKRIVDGEVPEILADAVIYSLDMGSLLAGTKYRGDFEKRLKAVLKQIKNEPHAVLFIDEIHTIIGAGATSGGTMDASNLIKPVLSSGELKCIGSTTFQEYHTIFEKDRALARRFQKIDINEPSVEETIEILKGLKSRFEAHHNVRYTQPALKAAAELAAKYINDRHLPDKAIDVIDEAGANRQLQPAASRKKTINVTDIEDIVAKIARIPPKSVSTSDMHTLRNLERDLKMVIFGQDKAVEQLTAAIKMARSGLRDDTKPIGSFMFAGPTGVGKTEVSKQLALRLGIELLRFDMSEYMERHTVSRLIGAPPGYVGYDEGGLLTDAINKHPHAVLLLDEIEKAHPDIFNILLQVMDHGTLTDANGRKIDFRNVILIMTSNAGAENISRKSLGFTVQDHTLDATEAVNRTFSPEFRNRLDAVIQFNPLTAEVVSSVVDKFIIKLEAQLEPKKVVLVVDEAARRWLADKGYDRLMGARPMERVIQEHIKKPLADAILFGELSQGGRVEVSADAGGLVVEMHGTEAVPA, encoded by the coding sequence ATGTTGAGCGCTGAAGTAGAATATTCAATCAATACGCTGTACAGCGATGCCCGTAGCCGCCGTTACGAATTCGTCACCGTTGAACATTTGTTACTGATTATGCTGGATAACCCCAGTGCGGCAGAGGCATTGCGTGCCTGTTCCGTGGACATTCCGCAGTTACGCCGTGAACTGGAAATGTTTGTGGATGAAAACACCCCACTGGTTCCTGATAATGATTCCTCGCGTGATGTACAACCTACTTTGGGTTTTCAACGCGTTATCCACCGCGCCATATACAGTGCCCAAACTTCGCGCAAGGGTGAGGTGACTGGTGATGCTATTTTGGTGGCTATTTTCGGTGAGCCGGACTCTCATTCGGTGTACTTTCTGTCACGGCATGATGTGACGCGCTTGGATATTATTAATTTCATCTCCCACGGTATCCGCAAAGACCATCAGCCTGAAGCGTCTAAAGGCAAAAATCCTGACGACAATTCATCGCAGTCATCTGGCAATCAAGCGGATAACGACTCTGATACCAATGATAATGGCAAACCGTTGGAAAAATACGCCAGCAATCTGAATGAGATGGCATTAGAAGGCAAAATCGATCCCTTAATTGGGCGCGATCTCGAAATCGAACGCACCATTCAAGTGTTGTGCCGTCGTCGAAAGAACAATCCATTGTTGGTTGGCGAAGCAGGCGTTGGCAAAACCGCGATTGCCGAAGGTCTAGCCAAACGCATTGTGGATGGCGAAGTGCCGGAAATTCTTGCTGATGCGGTGATTTACTCCTTGGACATGGGGTCGTTGCTGGCGGGCACCAAATACCGAGGGGATTTTGAGAAACGCCTGAAAGCCGTGTTGAAGCAAATCAAGAACGAGCCGCACGCGGTGCTGTTCATTGACGAAATTCACACGATTATTGGGGCGGGCGCAACTTCCGGTGGCACGATGGATGCTTCCAACCTCATTAAGCCGGTACTGTCATCGGGCGAACTCAAATGCATTGGTTCCACTACCTTTCAGGAATACCATACCATTTTCGAGAAAGACCGTGCCTTGGCGCGACGTTTCCAGAAAATCGACATCAATGAGCCATCAGTAGAAGAAACCATTGAAATCCTCAAGGGCTTGAAATCACGGTTTGAGGCACATCACAATGTGCGTTATACCCAGCCTGCGCTCAAGGCGGCGGCAGAGCTGGCAGCTAAATACATCAATGACCGGCATTTACCCGACAAAGCCATTGATGTGATTGACGAAGCAGGCGCTAACCGTCAATTGCAACCGGCAGCTTCTCGCAAAAAAACCATCAATGTCACCGATATTGAAGACATCGTGGCAAAAATTGCGCGGATTCCACCCAAGTCGGTGTCCACTTCGGATATGCATACTTTGCGCAATTTGGAACGTGACCTGAAAATGGTTATCTTCGGGCAAGACAAAGCGGTTGAGCAATTAACCGCTGCTATCAAAATGGCGCGTTCTGGCTTGCGTGATGATACTAAACCGATTGGTTCCTTCATGTTTGCAGGGCCAACCGGGGTAGGGAAGACCGAAGTTTCTAAGCAATTAGCATTACGTTTGGGAATTGAATTGCTGCGCTTTGATATGTCCGAATACATGGAACGTCACACGGTTTCACGCCTGATTGGTGCGCCGCCGGGCTATGTGGGTTATGACGAAGGCGGTTTGCTCACCGATGCGATTAATAAACACCCGCACGCGGTATTGTTGCTGGATGAAATTGAAAAAGCCCACCCTGATATTTTCAACATCCTGCTGCAAGTAATGGATCACGGCACACTGACCGATGCGAACGGGCGCAAGATCGACTTCCGCAATGTGATTCTGATCATGACCAGTAACGCAGGGGCGGAGAATATCAGCCGTAAATCGCTCGGTTTCACCGTGCAAGATCACACCTTGGATGCGACCGAAGCGGTTAATCGCACCTTCTCACCCGAATTCCGCAACCGTTTGGATGCGGTGATTCAGTTTAACCCGCTGACGGCTGAAGTGGTGTCTTCGGTAGTGGATAAATTCATCATCAAACTGGAAGCACAATTGGAGCCGAAGAAGGTGGTACTGGTGGTTGATGAAGCGGCTCGGCGTTGGTTAGCGGATAAAGGCTACGATCGCTTAATGGGCGCACGTCCAATGGAGCGGGTGATTCAAGAGCACATTAAAAAACCACTGGCAGACGCCATTCTGTTTGGCGAACTCAGCCAGGGTGGTCGGGTGGAAGTATCGGCAGATGCTGGAGGGCTGGTGGTCGAAATGCACGGCACGGAAGCCGTACCAGCCTGA
- the clpS gene encoding ATP-dependent Clp protease adapter ClpS produces MAQKHKEDHGNGQDSGVAVQESRPEVKEPPRFKVILLNDDFTPMDFVVEVLQTFFDMDHENATRIMLHVHTRGKGICGVYTRDIAETKVAQVSRFAREYQHPLLCTMEEA; encoded by the coding sequence ATGGCGCAAAAACACAAAGAAGATCACGGTAACGGTCAGGATTCCGGTGTAGCGGTACAGGAATCCCGCCCAGAGGTGAAAGAACCCCCCCGCTTTAAAGTTATACTATTAAATGATGATTTCACACCGATGGACTTTGTAGTTGAAGTGCTGCAAACCTTCTTCGATATGGATCACGAAAACGCGACTCGCATCATGTTGCACGTACATACACGTGGCAAAGGCATTTGTGGGGTCTATACTCGTGATATAGCGGAAACCAAAGTGGCACAAGTCAGCCGGTTTGCGCGGGAATATCAACATCCTTTGCTGTGTACAATGGAAGAGGCATAA
- the icd gene encoding NADP-dependent isocitrate dehydrogenase, with protein sequence MYQHIKVPAQGEKITTNADYSLNVPNNPIIPYIEGDGIGVDISPVMMKVVDAAVQKAYGGERKIAWMEVYAGEKATQIYGEDVWLPDETVDAVKEFVVSIKGPLTTPVGGGIRSLNVKLRQDLDLYLCLRPIRYYDGVPSPVKHPEKTSMVIFRENSEDIYAGIEWAAESPEAKKLIDFLMNEMGVTKIRFPETSGIGIKPVSRDGTKRLVRKAFQYAIDNDHDSVTLVHKGNIMKFTEGAFKNWGYELAKEEFGAVEIDGGPWCSMKNPLNGKDIIVKDVIADNFLQQILLRPEDYSVVATLNLNGDFVSDALAAQVGGIGIAPGANLSDTIAMFEATHGTAPKFAGLDQVNPSSIVLSAEMMLRHMGWLEAADLINKGTAGAISSKRVTFDFARMIDGAEEIACSEFGDNVIAHM encoded by the coding sequence ATGTACCAACATATCAAAGTCCCCGCACAAGGCGAGAAGATTACGACCAACGCCGATTATTCCCTGAATGTGCCGAACAATCCGATTATTCCATACATCGAAGGCGATGGCATTGGGGTTGATATTAGCCCAGTGATGATGAAAGTTGTCGATGCGGCTGTGCAGAAAGCTTACGGTGGTGAGCGCAAAATTGCGTGGATGGAAGTGTACGCTGGTGAAAAAGCGACACAAATTTACGGCGAAGACGTGTGGTTGCCGGACGAAACAGTCGATGCCGTCAAAGAATTCGTGGTGTCGATCAAAGGCCCATTGACCACGCCGGTCGGTGGCGGAATTCGTTCGTTGAACGTTAAGTTGCGCCAAGATTTGGATTTATACTTGTGTTTGCGCCCGATTCGCTATTACGACGGCGTGCCCAGCCCAGTCAAGCACCCGGAGAAGACCAGCATGGTGATTTTCCGCGAAAACTCTGAAGACATTTACGCGGGGATTGAATGGGCAGCAGAATCCCCCGAAGCCAAGAAACTCATCGATTTTTTGATGAATGAAATGGGCGTCACTAAAATTCGTTTCCCCGAAACGTCTGGCATCGGCATCAAGCCCGTGTCGCGTGACGGTACGAAACGTCTGGTTCGCAAAGCATTCCAGTACGCGATTGATAATGACCATGACTCCGTAACGCTGGTGCACAAAGGTAATATTATGAAATTTACCGAAGGTGCCTTTAAAAACTGGGGCTACGAGTTGGCGAAAGAAGAGTTTGGCGCAGTGGAAATTGATGGCGGCCCTTGGTGTTCCATGAAAAATCCGTTGAACGGCAAAGACATTATTGTTAAAGACGTCATCGCGGATAACTTCCTGCAACAAATTTTGCTGCGCCCAGAAGATTATTCAGTGGTAGCAACCCTTAACTTGAATGGCGATTTCGTATCGGATGCGCTCGCCGCGCAAGTGGGCGGGATTGGCATTGCTCCCGGTGCTAACTTGTCTGATACCATCGCGATGTTTGAAGCGACTCACGGTACGGCACCAAAGTTTGCAGGTTTGGATCAAGTCAACCCTAGCTCGATCGTATTGTCAGCCGAAATGATGCTGCGTCACATGGGTTGGTTAGAAGCGGCTGATTTGATTAACAAAGGCACGGCGGGGGCGATTTCCTCTAAGCGTGTGACCTTTGACTTTGCCCGCATGATTGACGGGGCAGAAGAAATTGCCTGTTCAGAATTCGGTGATAATGTGATCGCTCACATGTAA